A region of the Acinetobacter defluvii genome:
TCAAAGCATTGATTTACAAAAGCGTATTCATGAAGACATGCAAGCTAATTTTAAAAAATATCCACAAAAATGGGGCTTAAAAGGCACAGATAAAAATATTGATCATCGCCGAGTGCCCAATATCATGACATATTTTCAACGCCAAGGTTATGCAGTCAAAGACCAAAACTATCGGGCAGGGGATATTGTCACTTGGGATCTTGGCAAAGGTTTGGTACATATTGGGATTGTGTCTGATAAGACCACCATGTTGTCAAAAACACCGTTGATTATTCACAATATTGGTCAAGGCACACGAGAAAATGATATTTTGTATGAATATAAAATTACGGGGCATTATCGGATTCCCAACTCTGTAAAGTGAAACCAAGACGTTATCGTGCACGAGTCTGAAAAAGGAGGAAAAGGGATAAAAAAATAATCAATTAATAAAAAAACTTCATCATCAAGTCAAATTTTGTGTAGAAATTACAGTAAAAGGCAAGGAAAACAGGTATTGTTGCGCCATTAAACAACATTTTTTAAGATTTACTTTAAGCAAGGAATCACAACAAAATGTTGGTTTGAGATAACAACAAAGTGCTCACAAGGTGCTGTTTTATTCAAACAACAAAGAATTTAGGAATTGGACTCTTTTTTGCAAGCACACGATAAAGACAATATGCGGCAATGGAGAGCCCACGAATTTTAGGTATTTTTCTATGTCAGATCATCGTGAAAGCTGGTCAGCACGATCAGGCTTTATCTTAGCGGCAATTGGTTCAGCCGTAGGTTTGGGGAACATTTGGCGTTTCCCTTATGTTGCTTATGAAAATGGTGGTGGTGCATTTTTAGTGCCTTACTTGATTGCAATTTTTGCAGCAGGTTTACCACTGTTATTCTTAGACTATGCCGTGGGGCATAAATATCGTAAAGCACCCCCGATTGCCTATAAAAAATTAATGAATAGTGAAGCATTGGGGTGGTGGCAAGTGATGGTGACGTTGGTCATCGGGATTTACTATGCCAGTGTTTTATCATGGGCAGGCAGTTATATGTTCTACTCCGTTGGTCAACGATGGGGCAGTAATACAGAAGATTTTTTCTTTAAAACGTATTTAGCAAACGGTGAAGGTCTTGCATTTGGTTTTGTGCCGACTTTGTTCTTTGGTTTGGTGATTGTTTGGGCAGTGGTAATGTTTATTCTCTATGGCGGTGTGCGTCGTGGGGTTGAACTTGCCAATAAAATCTTTATGCCTTTGTTGGTCATTTTATTCTCGATTTTGGTGATTCAAGCATTACGTTTACCAGGTGCAACAGAAGGCTTAAATGCATTCTTTACGCCAAACTGGGAAGCGATGGCAAACTATAAAGTATGGTTGGCTGCCTTTGGTCATATCTTCTTCTCACTCTCTGTAGGCTTCGGGATCATGCTTACGTATGCCTCTTACCTCAACAAAAAAGCCAATATGACAGGTTCAGGTGTTGTGGTGGCATTAGCCAATTCATCCTTTGAAATTTTGGCAGGGATCGGGGTTTTTGCAGCACTTGGTTTCATGGCGCAAAGCTCAGGTGTTCCTGTAAAAGACGTAGTTTCAGGTGGGATTGGTTTAGCCTTTATTGCTTTCCCGAAAATCATTTCAAGTATGGGATCAGGCGGTGATTTATTTGGCTTCTTGTTCTTTGCTTCATTGGTAGTGGCTGGCATCACTTCCATGGTGAGTATTTTACAAGTGCCGATTGCTGCATTTCAGGATAAATTTGGTTGGTCTAAAAATAAAGCAGTGACCATCATTGGTGGTGTTTCTGCGGTGATTTCAACGATTTTATTCTCTACACACAGTGCCATTACTTTTGTGGACATCATTGATTACTTTGCCAATAACATTGGTATTGTGGGTGGTGGTTTATTGTCGATCATTTTAGTGTCTTGGTTCCGTCGCCCATTGATGGCTCAATTACAAGCACATGTTAACCAGTACTCTAGCATTAAGCTGGGTGTAGGTTGGAATTTTCTTCTAACTGTCATCACACCTATCTCATTACTCATTGCATTATTACTCACCATTAAAGCGATCATTACAGATGGTTATGGCGGTTATCCTGCATCAACTTTATGGTTAATTGGCGGTGGTGTCGTGGCATTTTTTGCCCTTGGTGCAATCATATTGAGTTTGATGAAAGATACGACGTCTAAGGAGAATTAAGATGAATACATCTGCGATTGTGATGATGATTT
Encoded here:
- a CDS encoding sodium-dependent transporter, translated to MSDHRESWSARSGFILAAIGSAVGLGNIWRFPYVAYENGGGAFLVPYLIAIFAAGLPLLFLDYAVGHKYRKAPPIAYKKLMNSEALGWWQVMVTLVIGIYYASVLSWAGSYMFYSVGQRWGSNTEDFFFKTYLANGEGLAFGFVPTLFFGLVIVWAVVMFILYGGVRRGVELANKIFMPLLVILFSILVIQALRLPGATEGLNAFFTPNWEAMANYKVWLAAFGHIFFSLSVGFGIMLTYASYLNKKANMTGSGVVVALANSSFEILAGIGVFAALGFMAQSSGVPVKDVVSGGIGLAFIAFPKIISSMGSGGDLFGFLFFASLVVAGITSMVSILQVPIAAFQDKFGWSKNKAVTIIGGVSAVISTILFSTHSAITFVDIIDYFANNIGIVGGGLLSIILVSWFRRPLMAQLQAHVNQYSSIKLGVGWNFLLTVITPISLLIALLLTIKAIITDGYGGYPASTLWLIGGGVVAFFALGAIILSLMKDTTSKEN
- a CDS encoding DUF1287 domain-containing protein; the encoded protein is MKKLIFQTFTLLCLLSLSTWLWAFQPQKLVQDARSQIWKTLYYDPAYTQLKYPMGDVPIIKGVCTDVVIRALRHQSIDLQKRIHEDMQANFKKYPQKWGLKGTDKNIDHRRVPNIMTYFQRQGYAVKDQNYRAGDIVTWDLGKGLVHIGIVSDKTTMLSKTPLIIHNIGQGTRENDILYEYKITGHYRIPNSVK